A genomic stretch from Narcine bancroftii isolate sNarBan1 chromosome 9, sNarBan1.hap1, whole genome shotgun sequence includes:
- the LOC138743061 gene encoding ribonuclease inhibitor isoform X4: MTIRDERYMYGKELCVWHVPLNNEDIANLAIILELRGRTSYPFSKIELLDCGIDTWSIERLGKSLKFSALTCIVLDYNKFRDEGLRGLCQGLKGNGQLLTLSMCYCNLGPSSGSFLGNLVPNTAIRDLFLDGNDLQCEGAGELIKFIAEHAEQMTEKQSEASLDIQRETSEAFLEGRKKKEIPQIGPWLSKLHLADNGIDGRGNEGKIGAMKFTEMLCQLIKLSHHLTELHLDGNCLGELCGKQILDALRERKEAKLQDLKINVSVQMNSDTFSNIMKNAKKEKKNKRRKKKKK, from the exons ATGACAATCCGGGATGAGCGTTACATGTATGGGAAGGAGTTGTGTGTCTGGCACGTTCCCCTTAACAATGAGGACATAGCAAACTTA GCAATAATTCTAGAACTCCGTGGTCGAACATCTTATCCATTTTCCAAAATTGAACTGCTGGATTGTGGAATCGATACCTGGTCAATCGAAAGACTTGGGAAATCTCTAAAGTTCAGTGCATTGACTTGCATTGTTCTGGATTATAACAA ATTTCGTGATGAAGGCCTCAGAGGACTGTGCCAGGGATTAAAAGGAAATGGACAGCTGTTAACACTAAGCATGTGTTACTGTAATCTGGGACCTTCAAGTGGATCGTTCTTGGGCAATCTGGTTCCCAACACTGCCATCAG AGATCTGTTTCTGGATGGTAACGATCTGCAGTGTGAGGGAGCAGGAGAGCTTATCAAGTTCATTGCTGAACATGCCGAACAGATGACAGAGAAGCAATCTGAGGCatctttggatattcagagggaAACATCAGAAGCCTTTCTAGAAG GGAGAAAAAAGAAGGAAATCCCACAGATTGGACCCTGGTTGTCCAAATTACACCTCGCAGATAATGGTATAGATGGAAGAGGAAATGAAGGCAAAATTGGAGCCATGAAATTTACTGAAATGTTGTGCCA ATTGATAAAGCTTTCACATCATTTGACGGAACTGCATTTAGATGGCAACTGCTTAGGTGAGCTTTGTGGAAAACAGATACTGGATGCCTTAAGAGAAAGGAAAGaag CAAAACTCCAGGATTTAAAAATTAACGTGTCAGTGCAAATGAATTCAGATACTTTTAGCAACATCATGAAAAATGCCAAAAAGGAGAAGAAAAACAAAAGGCGGAAGAAG AAAAAGAAGTGA